A stretch of DNA from Hyphomicrobiales bacterium:
TCGATCGGACAGGGATGGGTGCGCTGATAGGTGATCAGCTCCTCGGCCACCACGTCGGCCTTCTTGATCGCCGCCTCGGTGCCCTCTTTGTCGCCCACCTCCCAGGTGAAGATGTGGTTGTGGTGCTTGCGCGGCCCGTGGGCGCCCTCGTTCTTGCCCGCGAGGTCTTCGCGCAGCACCGGCGCGTCGGCATCCATCGCCTTGAAGGCGTTGACCAGAGGCGTCAGCTCCTCATAGTCGACCTCGACCAGCTCGACGCCGTCGGCGGCGGCATAGCGGTCGGTGGCGACGACGAAGGCGACCTCCTGGTTCTGGAACAGCACCTTTTCTTCCGCCAGCACCGCCTGCACGTCGCCGGCGAGCGTCGGCATGTAGTGCAGGTTGAGCGGCTTGAGGTCGGCTGCCGTGATCACCGCCAGCACGCCGGGCACGGCCTTCGCCTTTTCCGCGTTGATCGACTTGATGCGCGCATGGCCGTAGGGCGAGCGCACCAGGTCGCCGTGCAGCATGCCGGGCAGCTTGATGTCGTCGACATAGTGGCCCTTGCCCTGGGTGAAGCGGGCATCCTCCACCCGCTTGCGCTTGCAGCCCAGCCCTTCGAGTTTCGCCGTGCGCTCCTCGGCGCTTGCCACCTCTGCGCTCATTCCGCAGCCTCCTTGACGGCGCCAAGCTCGCCCGCTGCCGCGCGGATCGACTTGACGATGTTCTGATAGCCGGTGCAGCGGCACAGATTGCCGGAAATGCCGAAGCGGATTTCCTTCTCGCTCGGGTCCGGGTTCTCCTGCAACAGCCGCCAGGCCCGGGTGATCATGCCCGGCGTGCAGAAGCCGCATTGCAGGCCGTGATGCTCGCGGAATGCCTCCTGCAGCGCGTGCAGCGTCCCGTCGGCATGGGCGATGCCCTCGATGGTGACGATTTGCGCCCCGTTCGCCTGCACGGCGAACATGGTGCAGGACTTCACCGACTTGCCGTCGAGGTCGACGGTGCAGGCGCCGCAATGGCTGGTGTCGCAGCCGATGTGCGGGCCGGTCAGGTTCAGTTCCTCGCGCAGGAAATGGATCAGCAGCATGCGCGGCTCGGCAAGACCCTCTGCCTCCTTGCCGTTGACCGTCATCTTGACGTGCATCTTGCTCATGGCCTGCCCCCTCAAGCCGCGCGCTCTTTGGCGCTGGCGATCGCGCGGCGCACCATGACGCCGGCGATCCTGGTGCGGAAGTCGGCCGGCCCGCGGTCGTCGGCGACCGGCTCGGCGATCCCTTCGGCAAGCCGCGCCGCCTCGTCTATGGCGGCAGCGTCGAGCGCGCTGCCGACCAGGCTTTCGGATGCCGCCTCGGCGTAAAGCGCCGTGTCGCCGACATTGGTGAGCGCGATCGCGGCGCCGTCGCACTTGCCGCGCGACATGGTCAGCACCACGGCGGCGGCCGCCGTCGCATAGTCGCCGGTCTTGCGCTTCTGCTTCATATACGCGTAGCCGTGGCCGGCGGCCGGCGTCGGGATGCGGATCGCGGTGAGCACCTCGCCGTGCTCGCGCGCGGTATCGTAGGGCCCGAAAAAGAATTCGCGCGCCGCGACCTCGCGGCTGCCGCCGCCCTGCAGCACGAAGCGCGCATTAAGCGCCATCATCACCGCCGGCATGTCGTTGCCGGGATCGCCGTTCGCCACATTGCCGCCGAGGGTGCCGACCGCGCGCACCTGCGGGTCGGAGATCTGCAGCGCCGTCTCGCGCAGGATCGGGCACTTCTTGGCCAAGAGGTCCGAGCCGATCACATCTTCCTGGGTGGACAGCGCGCCGATGACGAGCGCGCCGCTCTCCTCCTTGATGCCCTTGAGATCGGCGATGTCGCGCAGATCGACGAGATGCTCAGGCGCCGCCATGCGCAACTTCATCATCGGGATGAGGCTGTGCCCGCCGGCGACGAGATGGGCTTCCTCGCCGAGCTTCGCCAGCAGCGCGACGGCTTCCTTCACGCTGCCGGGCCGATGATATTCGAATGCCGCTGGTATCAACGACCGTCCTCCCCTTTAGGACCCGGCCGCAAGGCGGGCCGATTTTCTCTCCGGCTCGGCTCCAGGGCCGGCCGAACTCCTCTTGAGCGGGGGCCGCGCGCGCCACGCGCCTTGCTCCAGCTTCATGTAAGCCGGCGATCTTAGGGGCCGGCCGGGCTCAAGGGCGACGGCGAACTATCCAGACGCGCCGCGATTTCACGAAATGCGAAATAGCTGCGCGAAATGCGATTCTTTCGAAGAAGACAGCCCGTCTAGATCCCCAGCGCCTTGCGCACGTCGGACACGTGCAGGCGGCTGACCGGGATGCGGTCGCGCGCCTCCCCACCGCCACCGACGATGCAGAACGCCTTGTCCTTGTCGCGCTCGAAGGCCTGGACATGCTTCAAATTGACGATGTAGCTGCGGTGGGTCTGCATGAACGGCGCGCTCTTCAATTCGCTGGCCACGCGCGAGATCGGCCACGGGCAGAACAGCTCGGCGCTCTCGTCGACGAGCCGCGTATAGTGCCCGTCGGCGCGCACCGCGCGCACCTTTTCCGTCTCGATGAAGCAGACCGTATTGTTGCGCTGATAGGGCAGCCTGGAAACCCTGAAGCCGCCGTTTCCGGTTGCCATGCCGGGCGCCGTCCGCGGCGTTGGCGCAATGGCCGCGCCCACGCTCGCCTGCCCGGTTGCCGCCGGCGCCGGCGCCGCGCCGAGGGGCGCGCCGGCCGCCTTCTCGATCGGAATGGCGGAAAGCAGGAACAGGCCGCAGATCAGGAACGAGGCCAGCGCCACGATCAGCGCCAGATAGCCATCCGACA
This window harbors:
- a CDS encoding xanthine dehydrogenase family protein subunit M, which gives rise to MIPAAFEYHRPGSVKEAVALLAKLGEEAHLVAGGHSLIPMMKLRMAAPEHLVDLRDIADLKGIKEESGALVIGALSTQEDVIGSDLLAKKCPILRETALQISDPQVRAVGTLGGNVANGDPGNDMPAVMMALNARFVLQGGGSREVAAREFFFGPYDTAREHGEVLTAIRIPTPAAGHGYAYMKQKRKTGDYATAAAAVVLTMSRGKCDGAAIALTNVGDTALYAEAASESLVGSALDAAAIDEAARLAEGIAEPVADDRGPADFRTRIAGVMVRRAIASAKERAA
- a CDS encoding (2Fe-2S)-binding protein; this translates as MSKMHVKMTVNGKEAEGLAEPRMLLIHFLREELNLTGPHIGCDTSHCGACTVDLDGKSVKSCTMFAVQANGAQIVTIEGIAHADGTLHALQEAFREHHGLQCGFCTPGMITRAWRLLQENPDPSEKEIRFGISGNLCRCTGYQNIVKSIRAAAGELGAVKEAAE
- a CDS encoding molybdopterin-dependent oxidoreductase, with the translated sequence MSAEVASAEERTAKLEGLGCKRKRVEDARFTQGKGHYVDDIKLPGMLHGDLVRSPYGHARIKSINAEKAKAVPGVLAVITAADLKPLNLHYMPTLAGDVQAVLAEEKVLFQNQEVAFVVATDRYAAADGVELVEVDYEELTPLVNAFKAMDADAPVLREDLAGKNEGAHGPRKHHNHIFTWEVGDKEGTEAAIKKADVVAEELITYQRTHPCPIETCGCVASMDKINGHLTVWGTFQAPHAVRTVASLISNLPEHKIRIVSPDIGG